In the Necator americanus strain Aroian chromosome X, whole genome shotgun sequence genome, CAAAAGCGCTAACTATGCACAGTTACACGATAAATTGGACAAAAATCCAACTCCTACCAACGCAACTCTTTCTGGAGATGCTCTAGTAGCAGAAGGAAATGTTAAACCAGCAAAAAAGATGTTCTCTTACTATTGCGACTATGAAAAATGCTAATCGTGCAGATTGCTCAAAAAATGGGACAGAAATTGAAACCCAACGAACTAAGATCTTAGAGGCACCCTTAGAGGTAACCAAATAGCACAAATAATGTAAAAGGGCCTGCATAAACCTATTTCTGAACTACTATacgagaaaagaaggaagaacttattgaaaacaagaaaaaaaaagcctgtaGCATTGTTCCATATTTTGAAAACACAATTATTATCTGAACTATCTATAAAAACCGGTATTTGCGCTTTGTGTGGCCTGTACAAAAGTCTGGGATAAGTCAGAGTTTTATAGCCGTGGAAATGTGCAAATGAAGAACGACCTCAAAAGTTAGATGATggtgtttttgaagttttcgcTGTTACATCATCATTCCATATCGCTCAGATGCAGGTATGTTGTCTTTCTAGCTGTTGTATGGTGTTGTCTTGAAAGTCATCTACAAGGGAATTGTCGACTATTCTGGTTTAATTGTCCACTATGTAATCGTTTGGCGCTCATGAGGTCAGACGCCCTGCTTATTTGCAACAGGTCGTTTAAAAGGTAGCTCCGCTCAACACTTTAGACCTTAACCACCTATAGGTTATGACTCTTTAAGCTTCTGTATGCACTCTCAGATTGTGGTTGTAAGGACCTGTGagttcctcaatttttttgtggtttgcGCGGCATGCATTCAGTGTTCACTCATACTTTTGTCCAGAAGGCAATTTTAGTCGACAAAAACATTGGATTTCGCGTTCAGATTGGCCTAGcttctcctctttttattGGTCAAGCTCGGAAAGCTGTTGTAGTGACAAGGAACGGATCTACACTTCCAATGCAATGGTACTTGCTCTTCTGGATGGATTTGCAAGTCTTTACCTCTTCCTGAACATAAAAGCTTATGTTGTAGTGATGGTGAGGCCTGGATGCAGCCAAGATGCGAATTTCATATTTCTCTTCACGGAGAGAGTCAAATGTTACGAAGGATGAAATCAACAATgcaaaacctttttttctagaacattATCATCATCCGTTGAAGTTCAAACCTAACAAAATGATTAGTTCGCAAGATTCAATGTTTGCATGCCACATTTAACATCAGTTTGCATATCTTTCAACGATTCTTATTGTCACATACGAGTATCTCAGTAGCTTTTCCAGTAAGTAAAGGGatttaaaaggagaaaaggatTTTCCAGTAAAAAGGATATAAGCAACCTCAGTTGACTATTGCAACTCACTCAGTTCGCTGTCCCTTTTTCCCCACGACCAAAGAAACGTCAAAGCTTCATCCTGAATACGAACAAATGGATGACGTCAAGTTGCCCTTACGTTGTCTATGGGAAATTCCACTGGTGCACTTTGTTTTGCTAGAAGATGAATCGCCCAGGTTTCATCTCACAGTAACCACATATGCAAACGTCGAAGGTCACACATAGGATTTGACGGCCAATtggaaaaataacaatttatcgCATCTTGGAGTGGTTGCTGGTGCGATTTTCGAGGTAGTGTCGAAACTGTGTTTTTGCTtgctgttttgttgttttataatACACTTGAATGTATGATATGTTTTATTACTCTCTGTGGTATTGTGCTGTTGAATGACCCAACGGTCCTGTTAGGCTGCTCACAGAGTCCAGAACCGCGCGGCATGGCGGCTccgcggttttggtggttattgagcgcactgttgtggGCAGTCAAtagccgccaaaccgcgcgGCGACGCGATTccgaactctgcgggcagcctttagtctttttttttcgtgggtGAATACTTTATACTtgctttgtttgtttatttttgatttttgtcatTCATACGGTTCTACTTGCGACCCTTCTACCTGCCTTTATTAGTGTCATACACGATCTTACAGTAGTATTGGATGTCGAGAAATCCTGAAACTATatttggcatcgtagagtaaAACCAACAATACAGTCGACAACGTACATctacaaaattttctgtttctgttcaCACGAGCTTAGCTATCACACTGAAACTCCTCAGAAACTACATCAATTCAATaacaacacaaaaagaaagaaatctagAAAGAACGCACGATATATGCAAAAAGATCAAATAAGAACCGcaagaaatatttgatttcaCAGAAAGATGTCGTAAACAACAGCAAATCCGACAACACCAAAAAGTACAACTTGATAACGATTAGAGCAGAAATTACAACACAAAATATTGTGAGGTCAGACTGCACTGAAATTCCCCTTCGTCATATGGGCAGTGACACTACTCTTCTTCGGTCCGCTTTTCGTGAACCCACATGCCATACACGctgcacttaaaggcatcaccccacgaatctgaggtggtgcagatttcaggtggagtattcgtatacgggatgggagactacggagatgggggtgattccgtccatttcttcctaattgccgtaaaaaaacggcctggaagatgcggcgccgcacaagactggcgcgctccaatcgaaccccttgtagaaaatagtgcgccaaaacgaatgaagcctaCAGTGGCTGCCGTCctctggacttttttttcgttggaaaCACTTAGAGTAGGTGTTCTGATACTTATCTTAGCTGCAGCTAACGGGTTCGGTATGCCATCTAGCACTGGTAATTCAGGGCGACGTGCAAGCCAGCGTTTCTTAACCGCGGATCCACACTTTATCGATCTTGTCAGAGTGTACTTGCTTAGCATTTCTTCCATGTCTGTTGCCGCTTCCGTGATTTGGTCTCATATGGTGTCCCCTGATTTTCATGAGGCACGACACGTCTTCCATGGCACACAGCGCTGCATAAGTCTGAGACACAACGCTTGTATAAACTGTACTAGAGAAATAATCCCATATCCCAGTCTGCCAGAATCACTGATGCTAATCTCAAGGAGTTAAGGTTGAAGGTGTCATCCACACAGACGGCTGTGATCCATACTTCTTCAGCCATACTTTTTGAATTGGAGTATTGATAAGTACGAAAGTGATGCAGAACTAAGTTTCATGGATACAGTTATAAGTCATGTAGGAATAAAAGTGAACACCAAGCGAATATCCGTCGCCAGTTTTATTGATGTCTGGAGTGTAAAACATTATCATCCGGGTCGCTCTCACCAAATCGCATCACTCCCTGATTCTACGTCGACGCTGTGTCCACAAGCTGGGTCCACCTTGTTCCTAATGGCGATAGTCCTACAGTTTATGTTCCTAGTTCCTACAGTTCAAAAATTCACTACATAAATACTTACCTGATATTTCTTTTCGTAGTGTGGCAGAGCTACGTCTGCGTACTTGCGCTGCCCTCAAGGCCTGTCTTACTTTCCTCAAGATCTGGTCGTTTTTAaacctttcttcaaaagtgaTGCAATGTAGGCCTCGGATATGGCGTCCATTGTAAGAAGGGCagactcttttttcttgtcccCAGTTTTGTCTAGAAGATTCAAGGCTAAGCTCACTTTGTCGTTCGGCAGCCTATAAGGATTCGTCACTGATTCGTTGGTGAACACTGATGTAGGCTTCGCTTACCTTTATAATTGCACAAATCtcacaacgtttttttttttctatgggcATTTTTCTATGGAAGCTCTATGTACTGAGGTTGCTAGTGCTCTGCTGCACCGGAAGTAAGTGGTCGTACATGCTCGCCCATTGTTCATCGAAAAAGTGGCAAATCTTGTGATGCACTCCTCTTCTACTTTCTCCTTCCATATCTCTAACGGaaccaaagaaaaaccaaacaaaacaATCCTAGAAGACAAGAAACTAATTGGGGTGATTAGAACATGAAGTTGTTAAAGAGTTGTTAATATGACGTTAAATATCTTGAACGTAGTGTAGACGGCAAAACTCCTAAATTGGACAGTGTACGTACGCGGTCGAACCGCAACGCCACCGCGTTTGATTTCACCTTTGGAGTaggaatgaacaaaaaagagatgatCGTACACTTTATTCCCCATGTACTTCCCACAGATTGGACATTTGCATTGCATTATTCTTGCTCTACAAATCATTGCACAACTGCGTATTTAGCTTCACACGGGGCTGGTGTAAAGAGGCACCCGTAGATTTTCGATCATGCCTTGCCTGAATTAACGATAGAATGTATGGTGTCGAGATCCACCGTCATTACTGCCTTAGTAGCTGACCCTGCCCACCTACCGCTGATCATACGCTCCATCACCGGTCACGACATAATTCACAGGGTACttaattgttttggagaagcAAATTTATGAACTGGAATTTTCTGATGTGAGGTAATCCCAAATTGGTAATcttaccagaagcaagagaagtCCTcgcgtgaaatatgagagacTGATGTGTCTAATAGCCTCAAATCGCATGCATgaagattttcgttgaaaatagCATTCCAGTTTTTAGAAGTAACGGGGaggattatcgttatcctgtaactcccaagctttttgcAGAAAGGCAGAAACAGAAGTGCATCAAAAGTAGATAAATCGCCATTGCtgcctaaatagctgactctgtcAACCTGGCGCCGAGCACAAGCTGGCCCACCTGACGTTGAAAAGAATTCCGATGTTCACCAATAATCATGGTACTTTTTAGATaagctactaaattgttttggaaaacCAGACACATGAATTTCTTATGGAAATCTTGGGAAGAAagtgatctcaaatttgtagccgtaccagaagcaagaaaaatccGTACGTGAGACATGACAAAAAAGATGCATCTAATGGCTTTAAATCTCGCACATGAAGACTGTCGCTGGAAGCATTTGTTGAACATTCCTGCCTTCAAAGGTAACTGTACTGAGGGTTACCGATATCATGTAACTTCCAAGCCTTTTGTAGCATAAACTAAAGGTTTGAAACTAACGAATAATGTTGGCCGTTTTGAAACAGATGTATAGAAAAGtataaaagtgataaaaaggTGTAGCAGGGATGGAAGATAGGTGCGTGAGAGAGGGACcctctgtatctctgacttcttgaaaCAAAAGTAGTCCGTTTGAATAGCTTTGTAAATTTACTGAGGATGATATTTAGACAAAATTAGCTTCTCTCATATCAGACTACTACATTATTAAGTATTCGATATGTTTGTGTTTCATTCAGTAATTTTGACAACTCTCGCTATGTACTCTTCTTTCCACCGATCATTGAGGATGGTTGTCTGTGCTTCTGTGtctgaacgactggagcgtggcTTCATCGAGGCATGTTTGCGTATTCTCGAGCATATCCACCGAATgcgtaatgtctcggaggcattcgcggaaagcatctttaccgttccccaaCAAAATATACGTTAGaggaaaatgtgagaaaaaagggaaaagacgGAAAAGAACCCcatgcctttaatttttagtGAAAACCCCTTAAATACTGTGTAGCTGACAGATACGCATGTGTAGATGCGACATTGCTTCAACTTACTTCGATAAATGCATGCAGAGGGATTAAAAGGGTATTACGAaatgagagaaatgaaaatagctGCATCAAAGGGTTCTGAACATAAGCGGTGAGAAGAAATTGGAACCAGAACTCAAATCCCAGACAGAATTTCAAATCGTGTTAGCCGATGGAGCCATCGGAAATTGATCATCATTCTTATCAAGTGTGGAATGAAGTGATGCAATCAGATCTTTTCAAATCTCTTCCAGAGTAAAGGGCTTATTGCAGTGCTACTTGATGACTCGCTACTCGCTTCCCTACAAGTAATCTCAAGAAATTGGTTGTGCAACGTTGTTACCGGGATTATAAGGGAGTGGGCAGTGGGTGGTAGTGAATGGAGCATAGCATGATAAtcaggacaaaatattacgtagcattaaataattacatacactACAAAATAATACCTTATGTCAAGTAGTATTAGTTAATCACACACATTGCAAAATATTGTATTAGGTCCTGCACAGTAACACGGAAACGTCAAcattttgattgattgataaCGCAGATTCGACACTCCGGTGAggcatatttcaaaaaagacaGTGACTTGGTACTACTCCTGAATACAAAGTTTATAATATTACAGAGATTTCAACAGATTGAAAGTGCATTAAGTCGGATTTTCTGGCTAGAAAAGCTTACATTTTGTGCACGTTAAGTCTCGAAGATCGTGAATAACCTTGAGACAGGAGAAACTAGAAAAGTGCCTCAAGTTGATTTTCGTAAAGGACGCTTTGCTCTACAAAACATACTCCTGCGTACTAGTTTTGCGACGTtctagttcctttttttaattttggaatttagagTGGACAAAGTTCAAGATTTTTCggcattttttgattttttccatctaaattttgatAGAACCGGACGGCgcggaaaggagaaattccaAATGGGCATTtctttagtccatctatctgAATATGTGAGTGATTTCTGAAGTGCCGCTCCGTTTCCCTAGGATGCGAAGACTTCCTGAAATACCGATTTTTGTTCGAGCGCTGAAAAGTGTATGATCTTGTATAAAGAATAATAACTCGGACTAAGTTAACGATGACCAACCGTCTTCCAGTATCTTATAGCTGAGGATTTCCTCTATCAGTTGCTATATCTTCTTATTCTCAGGGTCACGCCGTTCTTCCAGATTTTAGATGGGAAAAAACTGCATTTCCCATCTCTGCCTCATccatatttctacaaaaaatagGAGGTAAAGAAAGGCTTCAGACAATCTTCCGATCTAACAGTGAGAACAGAATCTAAGTTTTTTGACCATCAAattctatttaaaggcatcaccccacgaatctgaggtggtgcagattttaggtggagtattcgtacacaggatgggagactgcggagaggggggtgattccgtccatttcttgctaactgccgtaaaaaacgggcccggaagatacggcttcgggcgttctggcgcactattttctacagggagttcgactggagcgcgccagccttgtgcggcgccgcatcttccggaccgttttttacagcaattagcaagaaatggacggaatcacctccctctccgtagtctcccatctcgtatacgaatactccacctgaaatctgcaccacctcagattcgtggggtgatgcctttaatccgcACTCCAACTGTGGAAGACTATGTAATATTGATACCTCCTTCTATTGGGTACAGTTTCAAGTTTCTGTCTCTTTTTGCCTTAGTGGGTTTTCGAACCTGCGCAGGTCCATTATTACGTTATCAACACAGAATGttgattttccacttttttttcgtcgtttcttGGTAGTTCGACCACTGCACTCACTCTTCTCTTTGTTCCCTCGTAGATTTCATAACCTGGAAATATTCCAACACCTCCCTCACTCCCCGGACTACGTATCCGTACAGATCTCCCTcgctagagggatcacagccggttagccGCGAGGCTCGTCCCGCGAGCTCGTCATAACGTCCTTGTAACCCGCACTACCGGTGGTGCGACCAAAAACCTGCAATCAAGAGGCTGGGAGGCGCAAGGGAGACGGTTTGGAGTTGGCTTTAACAAATGAGTTTCACTTGTCTACTCGGGGAGTAACGTCCTCCCAAATCTTATGGGACTGGAGGCCTGCAACCtgtccatgggttttaaatttttaattttaaattttaatacaACACAATAATAAcacaataatagaaaagagtctcctgatttcGGAGGAAGGATTGGTACGGTAGTGGCAGGAAAAACGCTGTTGTAGGAATCATGTGACTAccgaaatggaaaaggactatctgtacttacaacgcacgtacgcttgaaTCGAGAGCGGTCATTGAatatctgatgatgcaagctaagaagatcaagtacgacttTATAATAATGACCGAGACGGGCTGACACCACCCTTTGAACTAGGTGTATGATAGTAGAGAAGAACTGTTTCTAGGAACATGTGACaatagaggagttggtggagttggcgttcTCAACAGCAGTATGACAaggaacatcgactctttcgagcAACCTaagacccgaatcggacgtttacggatgagaagatgtccaacgccagctttgacaatcttcgtcgtttacgctttCTATGTGGATCTAGAGAAGTTCCACGGAGAAGATGATGCCTTCTACGCGGTCATAATaagtgatttcaacgccaagatTGGCCcacagaagaacgcctgagaaACTTCACATCTAGATCCACGGCCTGCAATGGAGTGAACAGtgggagaggctttccgagtttatcatgatGAATAAGACCATCGAtggaaactcgcaattccggaagccctcctctctatgtGGAGTAACTCGGTACAGAGCTTTCTAATGAGGTTGATCACATCATCAGCAAAAGcttttgcctgacggatgtcgctgttgtgcaAAAGTTTCACATAGGATGTGGATAAAG is a window encoding:
- a CDS encoding hypothetical protein (NECATOR_CHRX.G26490.T1) translates to MTRNIDSFEQPKTRIGRLRMRRCPTPALTIFVVYAFYVDLEKFHGEDDAFYAVIISDFNAKIGPQKNA